Proteins from a genomic interval of Watersipora subatra chromosome 10, tzWatSuba1.1, whole genome shotgun sequence:
- the LOC137407114 gene encoding E3 ubiquitin-protein ligase arkadia-C-like: MATPVDDIMSSQEHLPEVSASARERPVQAESTLELLLTSHNNTLSPVHDRHYGVSHSSSWYDMSEPYSRVAGQQHNRAPRPIHHYLASSQSHFQPERFANPNHDPVLYAAPHHRNHTSLMLPNYSPFHYPYYSLIRPVASNDHCVHHGYYGYTEGPHYESGEQNHRRSLSPRRPLVELFPGSHSSTLQQQGARTSTETHILNDQSHRMTAPHSSSHVAPPREQLPRLREHIRPWHLAQHEDPYESDDSPRNSRERSWHSLDTRRQRNETHDDHYNWSVRETEQSHTRTEPTREETLQESQRQHRDVESLPVELLNRSQNHVDRSGPCNSNRSSVSRPSFTSRQRVFDNPNANTPAESTPPIGYFNVGEMHIIINHAPQAYQPAQRGRTHNHLMSLLHSFHVQHHQPFHRTPTHPPSMANNRNTGASQETIDRMTVAYQYSQRVDSDSDQGSSDDKCTICISEYKTGEHVRRLPCLHLFHRDCVDRWLNSNKRCPMCRVDIEATIPEGTGTST; encoded by the exons ATGGCAACACCTGTTGATGATATAATG TCATCACAAGAGCACCTGCCTGAGGTCTCTGCATCAGCTAGAGAGCGACCTGTACAAGCGGAGTCTACTCTAGAACTACTGCTGACTTCACATAATAACACTTTATCACCCGTACATGACAGACATTATGGTGTCTCTCATAGTTCATCGTGGTACGACATGTCAGAGCCTTACAGTCGTGTTGCTGG GCAACAACATAATCGTGCTCCGAGACCAATCCACCACTATTTAGCCAGCAGTCAGAGCCATTTTCAACCAGAGCGGTTCGCCAATCCCAATCATGACCCAGTCTTGTACGCGGCTCCTCATCATAGAAATCACACAAGTCTAATGCTTCCTAATTATTCTCCTTTCCATTATCCCTACTACAGCCTTATTAGACCAGTCGCTAGCAATGATCATTGTGTGCACCATGGTTACTATGGTTACACCGAAG GGCCACATTATGAGAGTGGAGAACAGAATCATAGACGCAGTCTTAGTCCACGAAGACCGCTTGTGGAGCTATTTCCTGGCTCTCATTCTTCAACACTG CAGCAACAGGGTGCCAGAACGTCTACTGAAACTCACATCTTAAATGATCAGAGTCACCGTATGACTGCTCCCCACTCATCTTCTCATGTTGCCCCACCTAGG GAACAATTACCCAGGCTGAGAGAGCACATCAGACCATGGCATCTTGCGCAGCACGAAGATCCATATGAATCTGATGACAGTCCAAGAAACAGTAGAGAGAGATCATGGCATAGCCTTGATACAAGGAGGCAGAGGAATGAAACTCATGATGATCATTATAACTGGTCTGTACGTGAAACTGAGCAATCTCATACCAGAACAGAACCTACAAG AGAAGAGACTCTACAGGAATCGCAACGACAGCATAGAGATGTGGAAAGCTTACCTGTAGAGCTTTTGAACCGCAGCCAAAACCATGTTGATCGTTCAGGGCCCTG TAACTCGAACAGGAGCTCAGTTTCAAGGCCATCCTTCACATCAAGACAGAGAGTATTTGACAATCCAAATGCTAATACCCCAGCTGAAAGCACTCCTCCTATTGGCTACTTCAATGTTGGAGAGATGCATATTATTATCAACCATGCT CCTCAAGCCTACCAGCCTGCTCAGCGAGGTCGGACTCACAATCATTTGATGAGCCTTCTACACTCTTTCCATGTTCAACACCATCAGCCCTTCCACCGTACTCCAACCCACCCTCCTTCGATGGCTAATAACAGAAATACAGGCGCCTCACAGGAGACGATAGATCGTATGACAGTTGCTTATCAATACAGTCAGAGGGTTGACAGTGACAGTGATCAGGGTAGCTCAGATGACAAGTGCACTATCTGCATCAGTGAATACAAGACAGGTGAACATGTTCG ACGACTACCTTGTCTTCACCTTTTCCATCGTGACTGTGTCGATCGGTGGCTTAATTCTAACAAGAGGTGTCCGATGTGTCGCGTTGATATTGAGGCGACTATACCAGAAGGAACTGGGACTTCTACTTAA
- the LOC137407113 gene encoding E3 ubiquitin-protein ligase Arkadia-like, with protein sequence MATPVDNTMSSQEHLPEVSASARQRPDQVGSTLGQLLTSHNNTLSPIHDRHPGVSHSSTWDHMPEPHSRVTGHQQNRAPRQIHHYLTSGQSPFQPEQFSSPHHDPVLSAAPHLGSHTILMLPSYSPFHSPYYSLIRPVARNDHCVRHGYYGYTEGSHYESGEQNHRRSPSPRRPLVEPFPGFHSSTLQQQGARRSTETHTLNDQSHRMTALHSSSHAAPPREQLPRLREHIRPWHLVHNEDTYESDDGPRNSGERSWHSLDTRRQRHENPDDPYNQSLRETEQSYTRTEPTSFMINSVSNRSSVSRPSFTSRQTVFDNLNTNITAESTPPIGYLNVGQMHITINHAPQAYQPAQRGRTHNHLMGLLHSFHVQHQQPVHRAPTQPPSTTNNRNKGASQETIDRMTFAYQYSQMVDSESDQGSSDDKCTICISEYKTGEHVRRLPCLHLFHRDCVDRWLNSNKRCPMCRVDIEATIPEGTGTST encoded by the exons ATGGCAACACCTGTTGATAATACGATG TCATCACAAGAGCACCTGCCTGAGGTCTCTGCATCAGCTAGACAGCGACCTGATCAAGTAGGGTCCACTCTAGGACAACTGCTGACTTCACATAATAACACTTTATCACCCATACATGACAGACACCCCGGTGTCTCTCATAGTTCAACATGGGACCATATGCCAGAGCCTCACAGTCGAGTGACTGG GCATCAACAGAACCGCGCCCCGAGACAAATCCATCACTATTTAACGAGTGGTCAGAGCCCTTTTCAACCAGAGCAGTTCTCCAGTCCCCATCATGATCCAGTCTTGTCTGCAGCTCCTCATCTTGGAAGTCACACAATTCTAATGCTTCCTAGCTATTCTCCTTTTCATTCTCCTTACTACAGTCTTATTAGACCAGTCGCCAGGAATGATCATTGTGTGCGCCATGGTTACTATGGTTACACTGAAG GATCACATTATGAAAGTGGAGAACAGAATCATAGACGCAGTCCTAGTCCACGAAGACCGCTTGTGGAGCCATTTCCTGGCTTTCATTCTTCAACACTG CAGCAACAGGGTGCAAGAAGGTCTACTGAAACTCACACCTTAAATGACCAGAGTCACCGTATGACTGCTCTTCACTCTTCTTCTCATGCTGCTCCACCTAGA GAACAATTACCCAGGCTGAGAGAGCACATCAGACCATGGCATCTTGTGCACAACGAAGATACATATGAATCTGATGACGGTCCAAGAAACAGTGGAGAGAGATCATGGCATAGCCTTGATACAAGGAGGCAGAGGCATGAAAATCCTGACGATCCTTATAACCAGTCTCTACGTGAAACAGAGCAATCTTATACCAGAACAGAACCTACAAG ttttatgatTAACAGTGTCTCGAATCGGAGCTCAGTGTCAAGGCCATCCTTCACATCAAGACAAACAGTATTTGACAATTTAAACACTAATATCACAGCTGAAAGCACTCCTCCTATTGGCTACTTAAATGTCGGACAGATGCATATTACTATCAACCATGCT CCTCAGGCCTACCAGCCTGCTCAGCGAGGTCGGACTCACAATCATTTGATGGGCCTTCTACACTCTTTTCATGTTCAACACCAGCAGCCCGTCCACCGTGCTCCAACCCAGCCTCCCTCGACAACTAATAACCGAAATAAAGGCGCCTCACAGGAGACGATAGATCGTATGACATTTGCTTATCAATATAGTCAGATGGTTGATAGTGAAAGTGATCAGGGCAGCTCAGATGACAAGTGCACTATCTGCATCAGTGAATACAAGACAGGTGAACATGTTCG ACGACTACCTTGTCTTCACCTTTTCCATCGTGACTGTGTCGATCGGTGGCTTAATTCTAACAAGAGGTGTCCGATGTGTCGCGTTGATATTGAGGCGACTATACCAGAAGGAACTGGGACTTCTACTTAA